One genomic region from Marinomonas maritima encodes:
- a CDS encoding molybdopterin molybdotransferase MoeA — MSTMLTFEDALQEIKQSATLRVAPQTIALSNAAGRVLAKDIVADIFVPPHDNSAMDGYALACDDWQADKYFTVSQRITAGQPAQRLIPGTCARIFTGANIPSGANTVIMQEEAQQIGNTLVFAQQPLKGDNIRPKGQDMQAGQTVIKAGEKISPIHIGLLSSLGITNITVYKPLLVGILTTGDELIPAGKSLQPGQIYNSNGPMLNALVTQAGHQVEQCLHAADSPEETEAALKKLLQSCDVILSSGGVSVGEEDHVKGVLEKLGKVHLWKIAIKPGKPLVHATLEGIPFLGLPGNPSSTLVTYHWFARLLLSICSGQKAELPPSYLVDAGFNRAKVIQRDEFIRVFIGQDGLAYAHPQQSSGALLAACESQGYLHVKANTQIEYGCSYSFYPFSGF; from the coding sequence ATGTCGACCATGCTTACGTTTGAAGACGCATTGCAAGAAATAAAGCAAAGCGCTACATTGCGCGTTGCACCCCAAACGATCGCTTTGTCTAATGCAGCAGGAAGAGTTCTTGCAAAAGACATTGTCGCAGATATTTTTGTCCCACCCCATGATAATAGTGCAATGGATGGTTATGCCCTAGCATGTGATGATTGGCAAGCCGACAAGTATTTTACGGTAAGCCAGCGAATTACCGCTGGACAACCCGCCCAACGTTTGATACCAGGTACATGCGCACGCATTTTTACCGGCGCAAATATTCCGAGCGGTGCTAACACTGTCATTATGCAAGAAGAGGCACAACAGATTGGTAATACGCTTGTCTTCGCTCAGCAACCCTTAAAAGGAGACAACATTCGTCCGAAGGGTCAAGACATGCAAGCAGGCCAGACAGTAATAAAAGCAGGTGAGAAGATCTCACCAATACATATTGGTTTGCTCTCTAGTCTTGGCATCACAAACATTACTGTCTATAAGCCATTACTCGTAGGTATACTCACCACCGGAGACGAACTCATTCCAGCAGGCAAAAGCTTACAACCTGGGCAAATTTACAATTCCAATGGGCCGATGCTTAACGCTCTGGTTACGCAAGCGGGCCACCAGGTTGAACAATGCCTTCACGCCGCGGACTCACCAGAAGAGACCGAAGCCGCACTAAAAAAATTACTACAATCTTGTGATGTTATTCTTTCGTCTGGTGGGGTTTCTGTCGGTGAAGAAGATCATGTAAAAGGCGTTCTGGAAAAGTTGGGCAAAGTACACCTTTGGAAAATCGCCATTAAACCTGGTAAACCACTTGTTCATGCGACGCTTGAAGGTATTCCATTCTTAGGCTTACCAGGCAACCCCAGCTCAACCTTAGTCACTTACCATTGGTTCGCTCGGTTATTATTGTCAATTTGTTCTGGCCAGAAAGCAGAACTGCCTCCCTCTTACTTGGTAGATGCGGGGTTTAATCGCGCCAAGGTAATTCAACGAGATGAGTTTATACGCGTTTTTATCGGCCAAGACGGCTTGGCTTACGCTCATCCACAACAAAGCTCTGGCGCGTTACTAGCCGCTTGTGAAAGCCAAGGTTACTTGCATGTTAAAGCGAATACTCAGATTGAATACGGCTGTTCTTATTCTTTTTATCCTTTCTCTGGTTTCTAG
- a CDS encoding LysR family transcriptional regulator, whose protein sequence is MSEIRLSDIDLNLLYVFQVLIEELNVTKAATRLSVSQPAVSRSLSRLRDVFDDPLFIRTSHGLSATAKTQNLASLLADTLKGLESLIQPSEFTPQTSKRRFILSTTDFGTLTVLPKILDQFRQEAPGAILDVKSWNEDMVTELDQTSIDVAVAVLSKEPPAAIRAMRLKSDSMVCLARKNHPDIQDALTLDSYLKANHVQVVLGRREYFAVDRELDKMGYKRQVSVHLPNFVPAARVVMNSDLLLTVPRLFAEDMVETASEIVLHELPFITREFDYSMIWHERFQHDAAHVWFRGLLRKAFVDVSA, encoded by the coding sequence TTGTCAGAAATAAGATTGTCTGATATCGATTTGAATTTATTGTATGTCTTTCAGGTTTTAATCGAAGAACTTAATGTGACAAAAGCCGCGACGCGACTCAGTGTTTCCCAGCCTGCTGTCAGCCGGTCATTATCGCGGTTACGGGATGTGTTCGACGACCCATTGTTTATCCGCACCTCTCATGGTCTTTCCGCTACCGCTAAGACTCAGAACCTAGCGTCGCTTTTAGCAGATACGCTAAAAGGGCTTGAAAGTCTGATTCAACCCAGTGAATTTACCCCACAAACCAGTAAGCGTCGTTTTATTCTGTCGACCACTGATTTTGGTACTTTGACTGTTTTACCTAAAATCCTTGATCAATTTCGTCAAGAAGCGCCAGGTGCTATTTTAGACGTTAAATCCTGGAATGAAGATATGGTGACAGAGTTGGATCAAACCAGTATCGATGTTGCGGTTGCCGTGCTATCGAAAGAGCCGCCTGCGGCGATTCGTGCAATGCGTTTGAAAAGCGATTCTATGGTGTGTTTGGCTCGTAAAAATCACCCAGATATTCAAGATGCTTTAACATTGGATAGCTATTTGAAGGCCAATCATGTGCAAGTTGTATTAGGTCGACGAGAGTATTTTGCAGTCGATCGTGAGCTGGATAAAATGGGATATAAACGGCAGGTATCTGTTCATTTACCGAATTTTGTCCCAGCGGCTAGAGTGGTTATGAACAGCGATTTATTATTGACCGTACCGAGGCTTTTTGCAGAGGATATGGTAGAAACGGCATCTGAAATAGTGTTGCATGAACTGCCATTTATTACTCGAGAGTTTGATTATTCGATGATTTGGCATGAACGCTTCCAACATGACGCAGCTCATGTCTGGTTTCGAGGGCTATTGAGAAAAGCTTTTGTCGACGTTTCAGCCTGA
- the rpoS gene encoding RNA polymerase sigma factor RpoS, whose product MKLANMDKEAAKVSNTTDFDLDDYADEELAEQAFESAVNARYAEEDTSRNLDVTQLYLSEIGFSPLLTAEEEVYFSRLALKGDEKARKRMIVSNLRLVVKISRRYLNRGLSLLDLIEEGNLGLIRAVEKFDPERGFRFSTYATWWIRQTIERAIMNQTRTIRLPIHVVKELNVYLRAARELTQKLDHEPSSEEIAEMLDCPVEDVQKMLGLNEKVSSIDATFGGENNDKSLVEILADTLHQGPEADRQDGDVLHSIELWLDELSEKQCEVITRRFGLRGHEASTLEHVGAEIGLTRERVRQIQVEALRKLRLIMDKEGLSLDDVIRFDN is encoded by the coding sequence ATGAAGTTGGCAAATATGGATAAAGAAGCAGCTAAAGTTTCGAATACGACAGATTTTGATCTTGATGATTATGCGGATGAAGAGCTTGCTGAGCAAGCGTTTGAATCGGCGGTAAATGCTCGCTATGCTGAGGAGGATACGAGTCGTAATCTCGATGTCACTCAGCTTTATTTGAGTGAGATTGGTTTCTCTCCACTGCTTACAGCAGAAGAAGAGGTGTATTTTTCTCGCCTTGCTCTTAAAGGTGATGAGAAGGCGCGTAAGCGCATGATAGTAAGCAACCTGCGTTTGGTTGTGAAGATCTCTCGTCGTTACTTAAATCGAGGCTTATCGTTGCTGGATCTTATTGAAGAGGGAAACCTTGGATTGATTCGAGCGGTAGAAAAGTTTGACCCTGAACGAGGTTTTCGTTTTTCAACGTACGCTACATGGTGGATACGACAAACGATTGAACGTGCCATCATGAATCAGACTCGAACCATTCGTTTGCCGATTCATGTCGTCAAAGAGCTTAATGTGTATTTACGAGCCGCTCGAGAGTTGACACAAAAACTGGATCACGAACCGAGTTCAGAAGAAATTGCAGAAATGCTTGATTGCCCCGTTGAAGACGTACAAAAGATGCTTGGCCTAAACGAGAAGGTAAGTTCCATTGATGCGACCTTTGGTGGGGAGAATAACGACAAAAGCTTGGTAGAAATTCTGGCAGATACGCTTCATCAAGGGCCAGAAGCGGACCGCCAAGACGGGGATGTATTACACAGTATTGAGCTTTGGTTGGATGAATTGAGTGAAAAGCAGTGTGAAGTCATTACGCGTAGATTTGGGTTACGTGGTCATGAGGCCAGTACGCTTGAGCACGTGGGTGCCGAAATTGGTTTAACGCGAGAGCGTGTTCGTCAAATTCAAGTTGAGGCACTTCGTAAACTGCGCCTGATTATGGACAAGGAAGGCTTGTCGTTAGATGACGTCATTCGTTTTGATAATTGA
- a CDS encoding AhpA/YtjB family protein produces the protein MDTQPKTKPLIAFIRKKLSASVVTVATFIALMVLTVCIFWYTMTHALENYLSQQTEVLGSSLATQAAFNATQSILTNDLLSLNVLLNRLVVDDNILSARVYNKKDELLAEADSDNSGRQSEGDFRPNDKRRVYSSSIKFRDEIVGHVLITLDKTPAQATLQHLNNLLIGVAIFISTISLLFIILITRWLFTPINEASSALITYSKGLHKNSLVMPIYKEARELHNAVEAIQALKLPKEIVEKSTKPVADMDIIAAVKKAQFEINFDAIFEESKQRSCLLYFDILNIEKWHEDMTPLQVANLLTPIYRAIFQASEIYLGHVHQYKNDSAVILFSAHDCEDKLYLNAVSTAQLFLGLVDKLLENELYKDTSKLNFHLGLHQGNAQITNMVKENHFEPDKVDMLLNNVHQLKQSESINKLVISDDIFTLSHIQNRVFTGLPEIIEDNGKEVLAYEVKGMSDKYKQEIQQHIVEITEPNLQKDML, from the coding sequence ATGGACACCCAACCTAAAACTAAGCCTCTCATCGCTTTTATACGCAAAAAACTGAGTGCCTCAGTTGTCACCGTTGCCACCTTTATTGCACTTATGGTTCTCACCGTATGCATTTTTTGGTACACCATGACCCACGCATTGGAAAATTATTTATCTCAACAAACCGAAGTACTAGGCAGTAGCTTAGCGACTCAAGCTGCCTTTAATGCAACCCAATCCATACTCACCAATGACTTACTAAGTTTAAATGTATTGCTCAATCGTTTGGTTGTCGATGACAATATTTTAAGTGCTCGAGTTTACAATAAAAAAGACGAACTACTTGCTGAAGCAGACAGTGATAACTCTGGACGGCAATCAGAAGGTGATTTTCGACCAAACGATAAACGCCGAGTTTATAGTTCGAGTATAAAGTTTAGAGATGAAATCGTCGGTCATGTATTAATCACCCTAGACAAGACTCCCGCTCAGGCCACATTACAGCACCTTAACAATCTATTAATTGGCGTCGCTATTTTCATCAGTACCATTTCACTATTGTTCATCATTTTAATAACAAGGTGGCTTTTTACACCAATCAATGAAGCCTCTTCTGCGCTTATTACTTATAGCAAAGGCTTACATAAAAATTCGCTAGTGATGCCGATTTATAAAGAAGCAAGAGAACTCCATAACGCCGTTGAAGCAATACAAGCCTTAAAACTACCTAAAGAAATCGTAGAGAAATCAACAAAACCGGTAGCAGACATGGACATTATTGCCGCCGTGAAAAAAGCTCAGTTTGAGATAAATTTCGATGCCATATTCGAAGAATCCAAACAGCGTAGTTGCCTTCTATATTTTGATATTCTGAACATAGAAAAATGGCATGAAGACATGACACCTCTACAAGTGGCAAATTTACTGACACCAATTTATCGAGCCATTTTTCAAGCCAGTGAAATCTATTTAGGTCATGTGCATCAGTACAAAAACGATTCGGCTGTCATACTTTTCAGTGCCCACGATTGTGAAGATAAGCTTTACCTTAACGCCGTGAGCACCGCTCAACTTTTCTTAGGCTTAGTGGATAAGTTATTGGAAAATGAACTCTATAAAGATACATCAAAACTTAACTTTCACTTAGGGCTTCATCAAGGTAATGCTCAGATTACTAATATGGTAAAAGAAAACCATTTCGAACCAGATAAAGTCGACATGCTTTTAAATAATGTTCATCAATTAAAACAATCAGAAAGTATTAATAAACTGGTCATTAGTGATGATATTTTCACCTTATCCCATATACAAAACCGCGTTTTTACAGGCCTTCCAGAAATAATTGAAGATAATGGAAAGGAGGTCTTAGCCTATGAAGTAAAAGGGATGTCTGACAAATACAAACAAGAAATTCAGCAACATATTGTTGAAATTACTGAGCCAAATCTACAAAAAGACATGCTATAA
- the serB gene encoding phosphoserine phosphatase SerB yields MSASITLMGSLSPEYLDQFSVWLDKRGLKGAPRRLTDNQDLVSVVQVVLENEAVNSASIRAELLALSDSTGVDHIYQSTMLDIHTVGVAVFDMDSTLIKAEVMDELAVEAGIGEQISAVTASAMRGEIDFVESFVQRLALLKGLSSDVMDGVYSRIQHMDGIATLMSALHHYGWHTAILSGGFTYFADRVQVEYGMTEVHANVLEIQDGELTGKHLGAIVDGERKKLLLTKIVEEQGVDWKQSIACGDGANDLLMLNHAALGVALHAKPLVRKQAPCPMNNLGLEGILYLLGMTSVQIRALSV; encoded by the coding sequence ATGTCTGCCAGTATTACTCTTATGGGGTCTTTGAGCCCTGAATACCTTGATCAATTTAGTGTCTGGTTAGACAAGCGCGGACTAAAGGGCGCACCCCGTCGATTGACGGATAATCAAGATTTGGTTTCTGTTGTGCAAGTGGTACTAGAAAATGAGGCTGTGAACAGTGCATCAATTCGAGCTGAACTTTTAGCTTTGTCTGATAGCACGGGAGTAGACCATATATATCAGTCGACGATGTTAGACATCCACACAGTTGGTGTGGCGGTTTTTGATATGGATTCAACACTGATTAAAGCGGAAGTTATGGATGAATTAGCCGTAGAGGCTGGTATTGGAGAGCAGATCTCTGCGGTGACGGCGAGTGCAATGCGCGGAGAAATTGATTTTGTAGAAAGTTTCGTACAGCGGTTGGCGCTTTTAAAAGGTTTGAGTAGTGACGTCATGGACGGTGTGTATAGCAGAATTCAGCACATGGATGGTATTGCAACCTTGATGTCCGCTTTACATCATTATGGGTGGCACACGGCTATTTTATCTGGCGGCTTTACCTATTTTGCGGATCGAGTCCAAGTGGAATATGGTATGACGGAAGTGCATGCTAATGTTTTAGAAATCCAAGATGGTGAGTTAACCGGTAAGCATTTAGGTGCGATTGTTGATGGTGAGCGCAAGAAACTTTTATTGACGAAGATCGTTGAAGAACAAGGTGTTGATTGGAAGCAATCCATAGCGTGTGGAGATGGTGCCAATGATTTGTTGATGTTGAATCATGCTGCTTTAGGTGTGGCTTTGCATGCGAAACCTTTGGTTCGAAAGCAGGCTCCATGCCCAATGAATAACCTTGGCTTAGAAGGCATTTTGTATTTGTTAGGCATGACGTCCGTGCAGATTCGTGCGCTGTCTGTTTAG
- the moaB gene encoding molybdenum cofactor biosynthesis protein B translates to MAKTPSPFRPLKISVLTVSDTRSLAEDTSGDALVELLSKAGHTLSGREIVKDDVYQMRAVVSNWIADKETHVVLITGGTGFYSRDSTPEAMTPLFDKTIEGFGELFRQISYDEIGTSTIQSRAIAGLANQTLIFCLPGSTGACKTAWNGILEEQLNASYRPCNFVSMLIGPLAPTQLEA, encoded by the coding sequence ATGGCTAAAACACCTTCCCCATTTCGACCACTAAAAATCAGTGTATTAACGGTTTCGGATACACGATCACTCGCTGAAGATACCTCTGGCGACGCTCTCGTTGAATTATTAAGCAAAGCTGGTCATACGCTCAGCGGTCGAGAAATCGTAAAAGACGACGTTTACCAAATGCGCGCGGTAGTTTCGAATTGGATCGCCGATAAAGAAACTCATGTTGTACTGATCACTGGCGGCACGGGTTTTTACAGCCGAGACAGTACACCAGAAGCAATGACACCACTTTTCGATAAAACCATCGAAGGGTTTGGTGAATTATTTCGACAAATATCATACGACGAAATTGGCACTTCCACTATCCAGTCCCGCGCCATTGCAGGACTAGCAAATCAAACGTTGATCTTTTGTTTACCTGGCTCAACGGGTGCATGCAAAACCGCATGGAATGGTATTTTAGAAGAGCAACTTAACGCTTCATACAGACCCTGCAACTTTGTCAGTATGCTAATTGGGCCACTTGCACCAACTCAGCTCGAGGCTTAA